The Methanosarcina acetivorans C2A genome includes the window TTCCATACAAACAGATCAATCCGCCCAATAATCCAAAACCTGGAGTAGAATTATTTTCACTTGATTTATCCCCACTGGAGCTAGTTTTATTAGCAGACTCAGAATCGTTATTGTTTAAATTATTGATTTCACCAGTGTTTTTTTCTCCGGATGCCAACAAATTTGTTTCTTTCCCAACCGTTTCTCCGTCTTCAATCATTTCTTCATCAAGTTGTAGATATCCGCTCTCTGCAAAAGCAACCGGAATATCAGTCACATTTTGTTTTCTTGCTTCTTCATCAATTATCTGGTAAATCTCTTCAACTAAGACAGCTTTTTCTTCAGAAGGTAAACCATCGTAAATATCTACAAATAATCTGGTGAGTTCAATTCCATATGCTACTACCTGACCTCTGTCAAAATACAGTGCGATTTTTCCTTCCGTACCGTTTTTAATCTTTTCATAGCTACCCTTCAATGAAACATGTTTTATAAGCTACAGGAAATAAAAATTAAGTGCAATGCCTTTTCAAACTTTAAGAGGGTGAACACCTAAATCAGATACAACCTCCGAAAGTGGTGAGAAATAAGCATTACTATTTAATGAACCGTGGAGAATTCCTATGATATACAAGTTATCATTTGACATGCGATATACTGGAGCTCCACTATCTCCTCCCGCAGAACTATAACTTGCCTTTACCTGATTACAATACATCCACCTCTCTTGATTTACTGTAACACCGATACCTGTAATAGTTCCACTTGTCTCACCAGTACTTATCCTTGATTAGCATTACCAGTACACTTTATATAAACCCCAAAGTTTTTCACCAGATCATTTAACAATCAAATTTGATGTGAAAATTATGACCATATTTTTAGAAGTAATATTTAATATGAAGAGTCATTTGATTCCCTGGTAGAAATCTTAAATATATGGAAAAGCCGCGCTCTTCAAAGGCATTTTTATTTTTTTTGGAATGAGATCTGATTATTTGGAATACAAAAACTACAGTAAGGGCTACATTCTTAATTGACATGTTTCAGGCATGTAATCCAGAATCAACTAATTTTATATTACTAAATCTTCTTTGGAAATAAAAATATGAACTTGCTACCTGAAAATTAAAGGTTTATTCCGGTAGCGTCAAAAAATGTGTCTTCCAATGTGAGAGAATTTTCTCTAAGTTTGAAAACCCGGCTTTCACTTTCATTCTCCGATTATATTCAAAAAAATAGAAATGAGTAAACCTTTCCTATATCAGAATAAAAGATTGAAGTTTTCATTTCTTTTTAAGCGCAAGTGACTTATTTATTACAACATTCTAAAATATTGTGTATTGAGGTATCTCCAAATTAAAGGAAAAGGACTTATAGTCAAACTTTTAGTTTTTCGGGATGTTTCCGATAGCGATTTGTAAATCTCAGTAATTATAATAACAATCGGGGCTACTATTATGCTAAATCCTAATACCTTGACAACCGAAGCCACCAATCTGCCGAAATTTGTTTGCAGAACCGTATCTCCATATCCAGTAGTAAGAAGTGTTGTGATAGCCCAGTAGACACTTGAGGATCTACTGATAAAACCGCCAGTTTCTCCTTCTACAAAATATATTAGAACCCCTGAGATTAGCGTCAAACTCAGAATCGTAAATAGAAATGCAATTATTTTGCGACAACTCCCATGAAAAATTCTTATAAGAAGGTTGCTTGAAATTATACTACCACCAATCAAATTTTTACAGTAAAATTATTTAATAGTTGTATGAACACTGAATTATATGAATAAAAATCAGATCCTGTTTATGGGAAGGTTCAGAATATAAATCCAGGTATATTATGAAATTTCAGCAAGAAACCATTATTTTAAAGTGCTTTCCTTTAATTGAACCTTTATTAAAAGGATTTCATGTACGTTTTTTCGATTAAATCCCGATAAACAGGATTTATACTGTATATCGTACTCCTGCCTACTTTATCTTCTTCAATAAGACCCGAATCCTTTAATTTTGTCATATGCCAGTTCATTGCAGCTCTGGAAATTCCTATTTCTTGGGAAAGGTCGCCGTTGGTATTGCATTTATTATGCAATATGTTCAAGATTATATTGCGGGTCATCTCATTTTGAAGGGATGAAATAACCAATTTTTCATTCTCTCCATATGTGAAATTATTCTGGAAATATCTGGTATTTCCGTGATTGCTGTGAGCCTCAATCAACTTTTTTTCTTCCAGAACGTTGAGATGATAGCGCAGAGTCCCTCTGTTAATATCCAGATTATTTGCCATCTCACTGATACAGGTTCCGGGATTAACTTTAATAAATGAAAATATGAATTTTCTCTTTAAAACCCCAACAGCATTTGAATGATCAGCTACTCGAAATCCGAGTATTGCGAAAAGAAACTTTGCAGGAAGAACCACTATATCTACTATCGACAGTATGTTCATTACAGCTAACCAGAGTAGAAAATGCCAGTATGGTTCTATAGTGTCCTCTACTATCTGTACATCTTCTCCAGCTACAGATGCTCCAAATTCGTCGCCTGGAGCTGGAAGTACAATATATTCTGTAGCTTCGGCTGTCAATATAATAAATAAAGAGAAAAAGCAAAGGAGATAGAGTCTCCTATAATTAATGTAATGCAACACTAAATGTGTAGTCCTCGGTTCCACTGACTGATTCTCCATAGACTTTGAACTTCCAGGTTCCCTGTTCTATGTATCCCTGAGGAGGGTATATATTAAAACGTATCCGAGCGTCATCATTATCATGGAAAGTTCCGATTTTGCTTCCAGACGGAGTATAAATACTAAGAGTCAGGGAATCACTCGTATCTCCCCAGTCTAAATCCACTTCAAGATAATTTACTCCGGAGCCTACATTTACATTATGAGTTATGGTCTGTCCCTGAGTTATATACTGAGTTGACCGTAAAGAAGAGATAGTCTCTGTACCAGGAGAATTTTTTACCCAGGGACTAACAATGTACTCTATTCCAGCAGAAGCCGGAGAATCTTCCGTGTCAGAATTTTCCGCGTGTTCCTCTTCGGCTGAAACCGCAGGCACAGCCATCAATCCTATAATTATGCATAATACACATATTTTCCAGGCTTT containing:
- a CDS encoding winged helix-turn-helix transcriptional regulator, which translates into the protein MTAEATEYIVLPAPGDEFGASVAGEDVQIVEDTIEPYWHFLLWLAVMNILSIVDIVVLPAKFLFAILGFRVADHSNAVGVLKRKFIFSFIKVNPGTCISEMANNLDINRGTLRYHLNVLEEKKLIEAHSNHGNTRYFQNNFTYGENEKLVISSLQNEMTRNIILNILHNKCNTNGDLSQEIGISRAAMNWHMTKLKDSGLIEEDKVGRSTIYSINPVYRDLIEKTYMKSF
- a CDS encoding pre-peptidase C-terminal domain-containing protein gives rise to the protein MKAWKICVLCIIIGLMAVPAVSAEEEHAENSDTEDSPASAGIEYIVSPWVKNSPGTETISSLRSTQYITQGQTITHNVNVGSGVNYLEVDLDWGDTSDSLTLSIYTPSGSKIGTFHDNDDARIRFNIYPPQGYIEQGTWKFKVYGESVSGTEDYTFSVALH
- a CDS encoding potassium channel family protein, which encodes MIGGSIISSNLLIRIFHGSCRKIIAFLFTILSLTLISGVLIYFVEGETGGFISRSSSVYWAITTLLTTGYGDTVLQTNFGRLVASVVKVLGFSIIVAPIVIIITEIYKSLSETSRKTKSLTISPFPLIWRYLNTQYFRML